In a genomic window of Pedobacter sp. KBS0701:
- the dnaK gene encoding molecular chaperone DnaK, producing the protein MAKISINLATGSFQKEEIIVGIDLGTTNSLVAFINPDKNPQVINDAGKGILVPSVVYFNGQNEAVVGNEAKEYLTTDPSNTIFSVKRLLGRSYKDVAEHAAIFSYKIIDDDTDALVKIQAGNRFYTPIELSAEILKELKARAEHALKTPVNRAVITVPAYFNDSQRQATRDAGKLAGLDVMRIVNEPTAASLAYGIGLDPSQQRTIAVYDLGGGTFDVSILQIQNGIFEVLATNGNTYLGGDDFDRAILNYWLEKNNLDVTVVAQDNILMQTLRLQAEAAKKALSTQNLYNEQVGEIWCTLDKQTFEQLIAAKVEETMTACKNALKDADLTAADIDEVILVGGSTRTPYVKQAVENFFGKKPQDNINPDEVVALGAAIQADVLAGNRSDILLLDVTPLSLGIETMGGLMDVIIARNSKVPTKAGRQYTTSIDGQVNMKISVYQGERDLVKENRKLAEFDLKGIPAMPAGLPKVDINFLLNADGILTVQAIELRSGVKQEIEITPSYGLSDDTVEKMLIDSITHAKSDVEQRMLIEARSEGEQLVYTAEGFIKKHAEHLSETEIAETVAHIEALKKALASQEKDTILKKADELNEFTRPFAERVMDAAISTAMKGKKIE; encoded by the coding sequence ATGGCAAAAATATCAATTAACCTTGCTACAGGTTCGTTTCAGAAGGAAGAAATCATAGTTGGAATAGATTTGGGCACAACCAATAGTTTGGTGGCGTTTATCAATCCAGATAAAAATCCGCAGGTAATTAACGATGCTGGCAAAGGGATATTGGTACCATCAGTAGTCTATTTTAATGGCCAGAATGAAGCGGTTGTAGGTAACGAGGCGAAAGAATACTTAACTACTGATCCCTCTAACACGATTTTCTCTGTTAAAAGACTTCTTGGCCGATCTTATAAAGATGTAGCCGAACACGCCGCTATTTTTTCTTACAAGATTATCGATGACGATACCGATGCTTTGGTGAAAATCCAGGCTGGGAACCGTTTTTATACGCCTATAGAATTATCTGCAGAAATTTTAAAAGAACTTAAAGCAAGAGCAGAACATGCCTTAAAAACACCAGTTAACAGGGCAGTAATTACTGTTCCGGCCTATTTTAATGATAGTCAGCGCCAGGCCACCCGTGATGCCGGGAAACTGGCCGGTTTAGATGTGATGCGCATTGTAAACGAACCTACCGCAGCAAGTTTAGCTTACGGAATTGGCTTAGATCCTTCGCAACAAAGAACGATTGCCGTTTACGACTTAGGAGGAGGGACATTCGATGTCTCTATTCTACAGATTCAAAATGGAATTTTTGAGGTTTTGGCCACAAATGGAAATACGTATTTAGGTGGTGATGATTTCGATCGGGCCATTTTAAACTATTGGCTGGAGAAAAATAATCTTGATGTAACGGTAGTTGCCCAGGATAACATTTTAATGCAAACCTTACGTTTACAGGCCGAAGCTGCTAAAAAAGCGTTATCGACACAAAATTTATATAATGAACAGGTTGGCGAAATCTGGTGCACTCTGGATAAACAAACTTTTGAGCAGTTGATTGCCGCAAAAGTGGAAGAAACCATGACAGCCTGTAAAAATGCATTGAAAGATGCCGATTTAACCGCTGCCGATATCGACGAAGTAATTTTAGTAGGAGGTTCTACCCGTACACCATATGTAAAGCAGGCGGTAGAGAATTTCTTTGGTAAAAAACCGCAGGATAATATCAACCCTGATGAAGTAGTAGCACTTGGTGCAGCCATCCAGGCTGATGTTTTGGCCGGAAACCGTTCTGATATCTTATTGTTGGATGTAACCCCTCTTTCTTTGGGCATCGAAACCATGGGTGGTTTAATGGATGTTATTATTGCCCGCAACAGCAAAGTACCTACTAAAGCTGGTCGCCAATACACCACTTCTATAGATGGACAGGTAAATATGAAAATCTCTGTTTATCAGGGTGAGCGAGATCTGGTTAAAGAAAACAGGAAACTTGCCGAATTCGATTTGAAAGGAATCCCTGCAATGCCTGCTGGTTTGCCAAAGGTTGATATCAACTTTTTATTGAATGCCGATGGCATTTTAACTGTGCAGGCAATTGAGCTACGTTCGGGTGTTAAACAGGAGATCGAAATCACGCCAAGTTACGGCTTGAGTGATGATACGGTAGAAAAAATGTTGATCGACAGCATTACCCACGCCAAAAGCGACGTAGAACAACGCATGCTAATTGAAGCGAGAAGCGAAGGAGAACAATTGGTTTACACAGCCGAAGGTTTTATTAAAAAACATGCAGAACATTTAAGCGAGACCGAAATTGCAGAAACTGTGGCACATATCGAAGCGTTAAAAAAAGCTTTAGCCTCACAGGAAAAAGATACCATTTTAAAGAAAGCAGATGAACTGAATGAATTTACCCGCCCCTTTGCTGAGCGTGTAATGGATGCTGCGATTTCTACGGCAATGAAAGGTAAGAAGATAGAGTAA
- a CDS encoding DUF2339 domain-containing protein, with translation MDNSEKLNLLLIKLENLLLRQQSFEAEIQALRNEVKALQSPGSVPIPPAVNLEPTIAPPPRNTPPSFATQRSASPQSIPAPIPSPVNQAKPNFADRFNRENMVKSDFEKFVGENLISKIGILILIIGVAIGAKYAIDHDMISPLTRIVLGYSVGTGLMAFAIKLKAKYENFSAVLVSGAIAIMYFITYAAYDFYALIPQALAFALMVVFTSFTVVAAIKYNKQVIAHIGLVGAYAVPFLLSDGSGKVGVLFTYMAIINIGILVLSFKKYWKPLFYASFGLTWIIFSAWRLDLSNTDNYFGLAILFSTLFFLTFYITNLAYKVSKKEVFGFSDVVILLLNSFVYYGIGYLILSDNKNSAELLGLFTLANAVIHFLVCLIIYKKNLADKNLFYLILAMVITFITMAVPVQLDGGWVTIFWVVEAAVLFYLARVKKIVIYEKLSFPLIFLAFFSLLEDWITYYDIYNGNATVITPILNVGFLTACIFIACFFWMFRISKKEIEEPVQWIWMRQILSYSIPAILVFVIYMTFRIEISKNFNNLFELNKITLNPKTKFYDSSSEYNYNYLILKTAWLYIYTLFFASALSYLNIKKLKNSELAMANLLINLMVIVAFLTFGLYNLSELRDAYLLPESKYFSIGSFNIGIRYIAIAFFALLIVQCHKLQRSGLLKKDLKMMFDFLLYVSLLWIISSELINILELSHSEGSYKLGLSILWGIFSLFLISMGLAKNKKHLRIGAMVLFGITLIKLFFYDIYSLSTISKTIVFVSLGVLLLIISFLYNKYKHLIIDDAKVEN, from the coding sequence ATGGATAATTCCGAAAAATTAAATCTGTTATTGATTAAGCTGGAAAACCTCTTGCTCAGGCAACAAAGCTTTGAAGCCGAAATTCAGGCTTTAAGAAACGAGGTTAAGGCGCTGCAATCGCCAGGTTCAGTGCCTATACCTCCAGCAGTAAATCTTGAACCAACAATTGCACCTCCCCCGAGAAATACGCCTCCGAGCTTTGCCACACAACGTTCAGCATCACCTCAATCTATTCCTGCACCTATTCCATCTCCTGTAAACCAAGCAAAACCTAATTTCGCCGATAGATTTAACCGCGAAAACATGGTTAAATCTGATTTCGAGAAGTTTGTAGGAGAAAACCTGATCAGCAAAATTGGTATCCTGATTTTAATTATCGGTGTGGCAATCGGTGCTAAATATGCCATTGATCATGATATGATTAGTCCGCTTACAAGAATTGTATTAGGTTATTCCGTTGGTACCGGTTTAATGGCTTTTGCCATTAAGCTTAAAGCCAAATATGAGAATTTTTCAGCCGTGTTGGTTAGCGGTGCAATTGCTATTATGTATTTTATCACCTATGCAGCTTACGATTTCTATGCGCTAATTCCGCAGGCACTGGCCTTTGCCTTAATGGTTGTATTCACCTCATTTACGGTTGTTGCAGCAATTAAGTATAATAAACAGGTTATCGCCCATATTGGTTTAGTTGGCGCTTATGCTGTCCCTTTTTTATTGAGCGATGGTTCGGGCAAAGTAGGTGTTTTATTTACCTATATGGCCATTATCAACATCGGCATCCTGGTACTTAGTTTCAAAAAATACTGGAAACCCCTATTTTATGCATCTTTTGGTTTAACATGGATCATCTTTTCGGCCTGGCGTTTAGATTTAAGCAATACAGACAATTACTTTGGCCTAGCAATATTATTTTCAACGCTATTTTTCCTCACTTTCTACATTACCAACTTAGCGTACAAAGTGAGCAAAAAAGAAGTTTTTGGCTTTAGCGATGTGGTGATTTTACTTTTAAATTCATTTGTATACTACGGAATAGGTTACCTAATATTATCAGATAACAAAAACAGCGCTGAATTGCTAGGCTTGTTTACATTGGCAAATGCTGTGATCCATTTTTTGGTATGCCTGATTATTTACAAGAAAAACCTGGCAGATAAAAATCTGTTTTATCTTATACTGGCAATGGTGATTACTTTTATTACCATGGCTGTTCCTGTTCAGTTAGATGGCGGTTGGGTTACCATTTTCTGGGTGGTAGAGGCCGCGGTACTGTTCTACTTAGCGAGGGTGAAAAAGATAGTTATTTATGAAAAATTATCCTTCCCATTAATATTTCTTGCCTTTTTTAGTTTGCTGGAAGATTGGATAACTTATTATGATATCTATAACGGAAATGCAACTGTAATCACGCCAATCCTTAATGTAGGTTTTTTAACTGCATGCATATTTATTGCCTGTTTTTTCTGGATGTTTCGCATTAGTAAAAAAGAAATTGAAGAGCCTGTACAATGGATCTGGATGAGACAGATACTTAGTTATTCCATTCCCGCTATTCTGGTTTTTGTGATCTATATGACCTTTAGGATTGAGATCTCTAAAAACTTTAACAACCTTTTTGAACTGAACAAGATTACCCTCAATCCAAAAACAAAGTTTTATGACTCAAGTAGTGAATACAACTATAACTACCTGATTTTAAAAACAGCATGGCTTTATATTTATACCTTGTTTTTTGCCTCAGCATTAAGTTATCTGAACATTAAAAAACTAAAAAATAGCGAACTTGCTATGGCTAACCTTCTTATTAACCTCATGGTTATCGTAGCGTTTCTAACCTTCGGGCTTTATAACTTAAGCGAGCTTAGAGATGCCTATTTACTTCCTGAAAGTAAATATTTCAGTATTGGCTCATTTAATATTGGCATCAGGTATATAGCAATCGCTTTTTTTGCTTTACTGATTGTACAATGCCACAAACTGCAACGTTCGGGCTTATTGAAAAAAGATTTGAAAATGATGTTCGATTTTTTGCTTTATGTTTCCCTGTTGTGGATCATCAGCAGCGAATTGATCAACATTTTAGAATTATCACATTCAGAAGGAAGTTATAAACTCGGATTGAGCATTCTTTGGGGCATATTCTCATTATTCTTAATTAGCATGGGCCTGGCCAAAAACAAAAAACACTTACGCATTGGGGCGATGGTTTTATTTGGAATAACCTTGATCAAGCTTTTCTTTTACGATATCTATTCTTTAAGCACAATCTCTAAAACCATAGTTTTTGTGTCGTTAGGGGTATTATTACTTATCATTTCTTTCCTTTACAATAAATACAAACATTTAATTATAGATGATGCTAAAGTTGAAAATTAA
- a CDS encoding Atu2307/SP_0267 family LLM class monooxygenase, producing the protein MELGIGMFGDLQINAKGEIQPAQQRLQEIIAEIKLMDEVGLDFYGIGEHHRPDYAVSSPEIILAAAATVTKNIKLSSAVSVLSSSDPVKLYQNFATIDLISNGRAELMAGRGSFIESFPMFGYNLQDYDELYEEKLELLLKINKETKISWKGKFRAELNNQEVLPRAVNNNLKIWVAVGGTPESVERAGRLGLPVMFAIIGGQPIQFKPLFDYYKKVYQAYGHDMNKFEVGVHMHSLFGENSNEVADYYYPLYSAQMNRIGKSRGWAPYQRNQFDAGRSNSGALIIGDVNESVDKILAMEETFGLTRFSAHMDVGGPSHSAMMKSIELLGSKIAPKVRKALNK; encoded by the coding sequence ATGGAATTAGGTATCGGAATGTTTGGCGATCTGCAGATCAATGCAAAAGGAGAAATTCAACCCGCACAGCAAAGACTTCAGGAAATTATAGCAGAAATAAAACTAATGGACGAAGTTGGTTTAGATTTCTATGGCATTGGCGAACACCATCGCCCTGATTATGCCGTATCCAGTCCTGAAATTATATTAGCCGCTGCAGCCACAGTAACCAAAAATATTAAATTAAGCAGCGCGGTTTCGGTTTTAAGTTCATCTGACCCCGTTAAACTGTATCAAAACTTTGCAACGATAGATTTAATTTCGAACGGAAGGGCAGAATTAATGGCTGGTCGTGGAAGTTTTATCGAATCGTTTCCCATGTTCGGATATAACTTACAAGATTACGACGAACTTTATGAAGAAAAGCTTGAATTACTCCTTAAAATAAATAAGGAAACCAAAATTAGCTGGAAAGGTAAATTCAGAGCAGAACTGAATAATCAGGAAGTTTTGCCGAGGGCGGTAAACAATAATTTAAAAATTTGGGTAGCCGTTGGAGGAACCCCAGAATCAGTAGAACGCGCTGGTAGATTAGGCCTACCTGTAATGTTTGCCATTATCGGCGGTCAGCCTATACAGTTTAAACCACTTTTCGATTATTACAAAAAAGTGTACCAAGCCTATGGTCATGATATGAACAAGTTCGAAGTAGGTGTTCATATGCATTCCTTATTTGGCGAAAACAGTAACGAAGTTGCAGATTACTATTACCCCCTGTATTCAGCTCAGATGAACCGGATTGGTAAATCACGCGGTTGGGCACCTTATCAACGTAACCAGTTCGACGCTGGCCGAAGCAATAGCGGAGCCTTAATTATTGGCGATGTAAACGAATCGGTAGATAAAATTTTAGCAATGGAAGAAACGTTTGGCTTAACCCGTTTCTCTGCCCACATGGATGTTGGCGGACCATCTCATTCCGCAATGATGAAATCGATAGAGTTGCTCGGAAGCAAAATTGCGCCTAAAGTACGCAAAGCTTTAAATAAATAA